One genomic region from Kineobactrum salinum encodes:
- the iolG gene encoding inositol 2-dehydrogenase produces MIGFCLVGAGRIGAIHAANIASLPQARLLCVVDAIAAPAAALAQQYEARHCELDQALADPAVDAVLIASSTDTHVDFIVAAAAAGKAIFCEKPIDLDLPRVRACIAEVERAGTVLALGFNRRFDPGFSALYERLRRGDIGTPEIVSITSRDPQPPPLDYLRRSGGLFMDMMIHDLDMARWLLLEEPCEIYATGSCLVDAAIGEAGDIDTATVILKTASGRLCQISNSRRTSYGYDQRLEVHGSQGMLRAENVTATRLQHYAAGGVVTDPPLHFFLQRYADAYRLELLDFIEAVSQQRPPAVTGEDGLRAQELATAALESLQQGRPLRL; encoded by the coding sequence ATGATTGGATTCTGTCTGGTGGGGGCCGGCCGCATCGGTGCCATCCACGCCGCCAATATAGCCAGCCTGCCCCAGGCGCGCCTGCTCTGTGTCGTCGACGCCATTGCAGCGCCGGCCGCAGCCCTGGCGCAGCAGTATGAGGCGCGCCACTGCGAGCTGGACCAGGCGCTGGCCGACCCCGCGGTGGACGCGGTGCTGATTGCCAGTTCCACCGACACCCATGTGGATTTCATCGTCGCCGCGGCCGCGGCCGGCAAAGCCATATTCTGCGAGAAACCGATCGACCTGGATCTGCCGCGGGTGCGCGCCTGCATCGCAGAGGTGGAGCGCGCGGGCACGGTGCTGGCACTGGGCTTCAATCGTCGCTTCGACCCTGGCTTTAGCGCGCTGTACGAGCGCCTGCGGCGCGGTGACATAGGCACTCCCGAAATCGTCTCGATCACCAGCCGCGATCCGCAGCCGCCGCCGCTGGATTACCTGCGGCGTTCGGGCGGCCTGTTCATGGACATGATGATCCACGACCTGGATATGGCGCGCTGGCTGTTGCTGGAAGAGCCCTGCGAAATCTACGCCACCGGCAGTTGCCTGGTGGATGCCGCCATCGGCGAGGCCGGTGACATCGACACGGCAACGGTGATCCTGAAGACCGCCTCCGGCCGCCTGTGCCAGATCAGCAACAGCCGCCGCACCAGCTATGGCTATGACCAGCGCCTGGAAGTACACGGTTCACAGGGCATGTTGCGGGCGGAGAATGTCACTGCGACCCGGCTGCAGCACTACGCCGCCGGTGGGGTGGTAACGGACCCACCGTTGCACTTTTTTCTGCAGCGCTACGCCGATGCCTATCGTCTGGAGTTGCTGGATTTTATCGAGGCGGTGAGCCAGCAGCGGCCACCCGCGGTGACGGGCGAGGACGGCCTGCGAGCGCAGGAACTGGCCACGGCGGCGCTTGAGTCGCTGCAGCAGGGTCGGCCGCTAAGATTGTAG
- a CDS encoding TonB-dependent receptor, with protein sequence MLDSSTTPSYRNSLDPRRRQALRKLTLAVAVAVAGTVGASSSALAQRVSGEVTDRSRTALFEGANVRIPELNMSTTTNDRGRFRLNDVPPGSYTLEIRYVGAPVRTIPVTVGPEGLELGEVVLGAGDSAEAYSLEEVLVTGQSAAMAGAINQQRAADHIKSVLDSDTMGQFPDQNVAESLRRLSGISVENDQGEGRYVVIRGMDPDLNSTSINGVRASATEDRRALQLDVIPTDVLDGVEVQKSLTPDMDGDAIGGSINVKTLSAFSRKELFVKGRVEGGYNELRGEWSPKASIAGSNIFDLANNRRLGVAAALSWHDRELGSSNHEADDWEMADNGNEYPETFEPRYYKINRERIGGALNLDYDLSDTTTIFARSLFSRLKDAESRLSQTYGDLSPLGDDAVGPDSVATEFAEIEMGTKDREQTADNLSMSFGSESQWERWGLKTNLGYSYAEEDTPNGVDSAWVGEFESGSGGIAAGDPVLTLNTRNNKKPVVESDYFDVLRDPGRYELDEIERSSGLVEDTQWALQFDATRLFASGELQFGAKMRLREKESNEDIELYGGDDVFTVADIYDPTAASDYDFPNRIDPMPSLGGVRDILAAGEGIEFDPIESQIASASNDWVVEEDVYAAYGMYTFETDRLVIVGGARVEYTDFASHGNSVELIEEGGLLDGVEVEDDTVVIDSISSDKSYTDVLPSVNLRYDISENVVGRLAVSRSIIRPQFEGVASRVSVEDNEAEIGNPDLEPYSSWNFDAYLEYYPSDISLISAGLFHKKIDDFIFTQVFNDFEFGGRVFDEATIARNGEEATVTGLEFNYQQQFGFLPSPFDGLLVSFNYTHVDGDAEFDGRDIPLPKQSDNIAGFVVGYDKYNLDLRFAVKYRDSYLDELVDDGLDRYTDEHMQIDFTAKYHVSDNWMLYAEFVNLNDEPAFYYAGNKRRVLQYDEFGRTTVIGLQFVY encoded by the coding sequence ATGCTTGATTCCAGCACAACTCCATCGTACCGCAACTCCCTTGATCCACGTCGGCGTCAGGCCCTGCGCAAACTCACGCTTGCTGTTGCCGTCGCGGTGGCGGGTACGGTGGGGGCCAGCTCCTCGGCGCTTGCCCAGCGGGTAAGCGGCGAGGTCACCGACCGCTCCCGCACCGCCTTGTTCGAAGGTGCGAATGTGCGCATTCCCGAACTCAACATGTCCACCACCACCAACGATCGCGGACGCTTCCGCCTCAATGACGTGCCACCGGGCAGCTATACTCTGGAGATCCGCTACGTCGGTGCACCTGTCAGGACTATCCCGGTCACGGTGGGGCCCGAGGGTCTGGAGCTGGGCGAGGTGGTGCTGGGCGCAGGCGACAGTGCCGAGGCCTACAGCCTGGAGGAGGTTCTGGTGACCGGGCAGTCAGCGGCCATGGCCGGCGCGATCAACCAGCAGCGGGCGGCGGACCATATCAAGTCGGTGCTGGACTCCGACACCATGGGTCAGTTCCCCGACCAGAATGTGGCAGAATCACTGCGTCGCCTCTCCGGCATTTCGGTAGAGAACGATCAGGGCGAAGGGCGCTATGTGGTGATCCGGGGCATGGACCCCGACCTCAACTCGACCTCCATCAACGGGGTGCGGGCATCGGCGACAGAGGATCGTCGCGCCCTGCAACTGGATGTGATTCCGACTGACGTGCTGGATGGGGTAGAGGTGCAGAAATCCCTGACTCCTGACATGGATGGCGATGCCATCGGCGGTTCCATCAACGTCAAAACCCTGAGTGCCTTCAGTCGCAAGGAGTTGTTCGTCAAGGGACGGGTCGAGGGTGGTTACAACGAGCTGCGCGGCGAGTGGAGCCCCAAGGCTTCGATCGCGGGCAGCAATATCTTCGATCTGGCCAACAACCGGCGGCTGGGTGTGGCCGCGGCCCTGAGCTGGCACGACCGCGAGCTGGGTTCCAGCAATCACGAGGCCGATGACTGGGAAATGGCCGACAACGGCAATGAATATCCGGAAACCTTCGAGCCGCGCTACTACAAGATCAACCGCGAACGTATCGGTGGTGCGCTGAATCTGGACTATGACCTCAGCGACACGACCACCATATTCGCACGTTCACTGTTCAGCCGGCTCAAGGATGCCGAATCGAGGCTGAGCCAGACCTACGGCGACCTGTCGCCACTCGGCGATGATGCGGTGGGCCCGGACAGCGTGGCAACCGAATTCGCCGAAATAGAGATGGGCACCAAGGACCGAGAGCAGACCGCCGACAACCTGTCCATGTCATTCGGCTCCGAAAGCCAGTGGGAGCGTTGGGGCCTGAAAACCAACCTGGGCTATTCCTATGCCGAGGAAGACACTCCCAACGGCGTCGATTCAGCCTGGGTCGGGGAGTTCGAAAGTGGCAGTGGCGGGATTGCCGCGGGCGATCCAGTGTTGACGCTCAATACCCGCAACAACAAAAAACCGGTGGTGGAATCGGATTATTTCGACGTGCTGCGCGATCCCGGCCGCTATGAACTGGACGAGATCGAGCGCTCGTCCGGTCTGGTGGAAGACACCCAGTGGGCGCTGCAGTTCGACGCTACCCGCCTGTTTGCCTCCGGCGAGCTGCAGTTCGGTGCCAAGATGCGGCTGCGTGAAAAGGAGAGCAACGAAGACATCGAGCTGTACGGTGGCGATGACGTGTTTACCGTGGCGGACATCTACGATCCCACCGCCGCCAGTGACTACGACTTCCCCAATCGGATCGACCCGATGCCCAGCCTGGGCGGCGTGCGCGATATTCTTGCAGCCGGGGAGGGCATCGAGTTCGATCCGATTGAAAGCCAGATCGCCTCCGCGTCCAACGACTGGGTAGTGGAGGAGGATGTCTACGCGGCCTATGGCATGTATACCTTTGAAACGGATCGGTTGGTCATTGTCGGTGGCGCCCGGGTTGAGTACACGGATTTCGCATCGCATGGCAACTCGGTGGAACTGATCGAGGAAGGTGGATTGCTCGATGGTGTTGAGGTTGAAGACGATACGGTCGTGATCGACTCCATTTCATCTGACAAGAGCTATACGGATGTGCTGCCCAGTGTGAACCTGCGCTATGACATTAGCGAAAACGTGGTCGGCCGTCTCGCTGTTTCGCGCTCGATTATTCGCCCGCAGTTTGAAGGCGTGGCATCGCGGGTCAGTGTTGAGGACAATGAAGCCGAGATCGGCAACCCGGATCTCGAGCCCTACAGCTCCTGGAACTTCGATGCCTATCTGGAGTACTATCCTTCGGATATCAGCCTGATATCCGCCGGTCTGTTCCACAAGAAGATCGACGATTTCATCTTCACCCAGGTGTTCAATGACTTTGAGTTCGGCGGTCGGGTATTCGATGAGGCCACGATAGCGCGCAACGGTGAGGAGGCGACGGTGACCGGGCTGGAGTTCAATTATCAGCAGCAGTTCGGCTTTCTGCCGTCGCCCTTTGATGGTCTGCTGGTGAGCTTCAACTATACCCATGTCGATGGCGACGCCGAGTTCGATGGTCGCGATATTCCATTGCCGAAGCAGTCGGACAATATTGCCGGTTTCGTGGTGGGCTACGATAAATACAATCTCGACCTGCGCTTCGCCGTGAAATACCGGGACAGCTATTTGGATGAGCTGGTCGACGATGGCCTGGACCGCTATACCGATGAGCATATGCAAATCGACTTTACCGCCAAGTACCACGTCTCCGACAACTGGATGCTGTATGCGGAGTTCGTCAATCTGAACGATGAGCCAGCCTTCTACTATGCGGGCAACAAGCGTCGGGTACTGCAGTATGACGAGTTCGGCCGGACCACTGTCATCGGTCTGCAGTTTGTCTACTGA
- a CDS encoding inositol monophosphatase family protein: MNHSDELDLRLATAVSVARSAGEFALACFADLGALNIRSKGVQDMATEADLRTEQLIREQLLQHYPDDGFLGEESCADYEVREGQGVWVVDPIDGTQPFVSNINSWCVILAYVEQDRTELAVIYDPNRDELFAARRGCGATVNGSPLATTEAMSLADGLVGIGYSTRVPPEAALAPMTRLLAADGMFHRCGSGGLSLAYVAAGRLLAYYEPHMNCWDSVAGALLVREAGGCTNAEVESVAVMQHGSAVLAAGKGIYAALEVVAGVR; this comes from the coding sequence ATGAACCACAGTGATGAGCTGGACCTGCGTCTGGCCACGGCCGTCAGCGTTGCGCGCAGCGCGGGGGAATTTGCCCTGGCCTGCTTTGCCGATCTGGGAGCGCTCAATATACGGAGCAAGGGGGTGCAGGACATGGCCACCGAGGCGGATCTGCGAACCGAGCAACTGATCCGCGAACAATTGCTGCAGCACTATCCCGATGACGGCTTTCTCGGTGAAGAGAGCTGTGCTGACTACGAGGTTCGCGAGGGGCAGGGTGTTTGGGTCGTGGATCCGATCGACGGTACCCAGCCCTTTGTCAGCAATATCAATTCCTGGTGCGTGATTCTGGCCTATGTGGAGCAGGACCGGACCGAGCTGGCGGTGATCTACGATCCCAACCGGGATGAACTGTTTGCCGCCCGGCGCGGCTGCGGGGCCACCGTGAACGGCAGCCCTCTCGCCACCACCGAGGCGATGTCGCTGGCAGACGGCCTGGTGGGCATCGGCTACTCCACCCGGGTACCGCCGGAGGCAGCGTTGGCGCCGATGACGCGCCTGCTGGCTGCGGACGGCATGTTTCATCGCTGCGGCAGCGGGGGGCTGAGTTTGGCCTATGTGGCCGCAGGACGCCTGCTCGCCTACTACGAGCCCCATATGAACTGCTGGGACTCTGTGGCAGGGGCCCTGCTGGTCCGGGAGGCGGGCGGTTGCACCAACGCGGAGGTGGAAAGCGTGGCGGTGATGCAGCACGGCAGCGCGGTACTGGCGGCCGGCAAGGGCATCTATGCTGCGCTGGAAGTAGTGGCCGGGGTCCGTTGA
- a CDS encoding MFS transporter codes for MRALLRYFATGPDSIGTASPTEVDREFHYQRRNVIVIITLCYGLAYVCRLALNVVKKPLMDAGVFTPEQLGIIGSTLLYGYALGKFSNGFLADHAHVGRFFAAGLLLSALANFGMGLSELLWLSALLWGLNGWFQGFGAPASVVALAHWYSNHERGRYYGIWSTAHSIGEGLTYLGVAWLIADPPKGLGLHWPWGFWVPALICLAAALLVWRFLPDRPQARGLPSVADWRGDHGAQAQAAASNGVSVLQTQLRIMTMPAIWILALASSSMYVTRYAINSWGNVYLQEIRGFDLFDANFFIFLNTAAGILGCLAYGFASDKLFDARRPPANLLFGLMELLPLFVIFWGPRDPVILAAALVVYGFGLSGILASLGGLFAVDIAPNGWRVRRWDLSASSVTWARACRITSAAS; via the coding sequence ATGAGGGCACTTTTGCGTTACTTTGCGACCGGTCCCGACAGCATCGGGACCGCGTCGCCCACCGAAGTCGACCGGGAATTCCACTACCAGCGCCGCAACGTGATAGTCATTATCACGCTCTGCTATGGCCTCGCCTATGTCTGCCGGCTGGCACTGAATGTCGTCAAGAAACCGCTGATGGATGCCGGCGTGTTCACACCCGAGCAACTGGGTATTATCGGCTCCACCCTGTTGTACGGTTATGCACTGGGCAAATTCTCCAACGGTTTTCTTGCCGACCACGCCCATGTGGGCCGCTTCTTTGCCGCCGGACTGTTGCTGTCGGCGCTGGCGAATTTCGGCATGGGTTTGTCGGAATTGCTGTGGCTGTCAGCCCTGCTGTGGGGCCTGAATGGCTGGTTCCAGGGCTTCGGCGCCCCGGCCAGTGTGGTGGCACTGGCCCACTGGTACAGCAACCACGAACGTGGACGTTATTACGGTATCTGGAGTACCGCCCATTCCATTGGCGAAGGCCTCACCTATCTGGGGGTCGCCTGGTTGATAGCCGATCCACCCAAGGGACTGGGCCTGCATTGGCCCTGGGGTTTCTGGGTGCCGGCGTTGATCTGCCTGGCCGCGGCCCTGCTGGTGTGGCGTTTCCTGCCGGACCGGCCGCAGGCCAGGGGTCTGCCCAGCGTGGCCGACTGGCGCGGCGATCACGGCGCGCAGGCCCAGGCGGCCGCCAGCAACGGGGTGAGCGTATTGCAAACCCAGTTGCGCATCATGACCATGCCGGCAATCTGGATTCTGGCCCTGGCAAGTTCCAGCATGTATGTGACCCGCTATGCTATCAACAGCTGGGGCAATGTGTATTTGCAGGAGATCCGGGGCTTTGACCTGTTCGACGCCAATTTCTTTATATTTCTCAATACAGCTGCCGGCATTCTCGGTTGCCTGGCCTACGGATTTGCGTCCGATAAGCTGTTTGACGCGCGCCGTCCGCCGGCCAACCTGCTGTTCGGCCTGATGGAACTGTTGCCCCTGTTCGTCATTTTCTGGGGGCCGCGCGACCCGGTGATCCTGGCGGCAGCGCTGGTTGTCTACGGCTTTGGTCTCTCCGGGATCCTGGCTTCGCTGGGCGGCCTGTTCGCGGTGGACATAGCCCCAAACGGGTGGCGGGTGCGGCGATGGGATTTATCGGCATCTTCAGTTACGTGGGCGCGGGCCTGCAGGATTACATCAGCGGCAAGTTGA
- a CDS encoding PepSY domain-containing protein, which produces MNLKKTGLAAVLAAAGFTPFLFADDLEEAAVALYAINKSGIDISRALDIAEQKIAGVVYEYELDEHDELLVHEFEIADFEAEKKYKIKIAVNDGSVVEQSDEKMKCGKLVCKDDDGKSARALQASEYSLRKALTQLELPPRQLLLEAELEFERGVRYMKLEVVGPDGERDILVDIATGQIIPSLSHTMQ; this is translated from the coding sequence ATGAATCTGAAAAAAACGGGATTGGCAGCGGTGCTGGCAGCGGCAGGGTTTACCCCCTTTCTGTTTGCAGATGATCTGGAGGAAGCGGCCGTGGCACTGTACGCCATCAACAAGTCCGGCATCGACATCAGCCGGGCTCTCGATATTGCCGAGCAGAAGATTGCCGGAGTGGTCTATGAGTACGAACTGGACGAACACGATGAGCTGCTGGTGCATGAATTCGAGATAGCCGACTTCGAAGCCGAGAAAAAGTACAAGATCAAGATCGCCGTCAACGACGGCAGCGTGGTGGAACAGTCCGATGAGAAGATGAAGTGCGGCAAGCTGGTCTGCAAGGATGACGACGGCAAGTCGGCGCGCGCGCTGCAGGCCTCGGAATACTCCCTGCGCAAGGCGCTGACCCAGCTCGAATTGCCGCCCCGGCAGCTGCTGTTGGAAGCGGAGCTCGAATTCGAGCGCGGAGTGCGCTACATGAAACTGGAGGTGGTGGGGCCCGATGGCGAGCGTGACATCCTGGTGGATATCGCCACCGGCCAGATAATTCCCTCGTTGAGCCATACAATGCAATGA
- a CDS encoding winged helix-turn-helix domain-containing protein yields MKLLVVEDDRVTREYLEKGLREQGHTVDGADNGVDGLHLALGGDYDLVVLDRMLPQLDGLALLTALRAADNRTPVIILSALAHVDERIRGLRAGGDDYLAKPFSFAELLLRIDNLTARSQRGEQRATELEVDDLVMDLVGRRLTRGGREIRLQPKEFQLLQYLLEHQGQVVSRTLLFEAVWDYHFDPRTNVIDVHVAKLRKKLEADGGSQLIHTVRGAGYVVRPA; encoded by the coding sequence ATGAAGTTGCTAGTGGTTGAGGATGACCGGGTTACCCGTGAATACCTGGAGAAGGGCCTGCGGGAGCAGGGCCACACCGTCGACGGCGCGGACAATGGTGTGGATGGTCTGCACCTCGCCCTGGGCGGAGACTACGACCTGGTTGTCCTCGATCGCATGTTGCCGCAGCTGGATGGACTGGCCCTGTTGACCGCGCTGCGCGCAGCTGACAACCGTACCCCGGTGATCATTCTCAGTGCCCTGGCCCATGTGGACGAACGCATTCGGGGATTGCGGGCAGGTGGCGACGATTACCTGGCCAAGCCATTTTCCTTTGCCGAGTTGCTGTTGCGCATCGACAACCTCACTGCCCGTAGCCAGCGCGGCGAGCAGCGCGCCACCGAACTTGAGGTAGATGACCTGGTCATGGATCTGGTGGGCCGGCGCCTGACCCGCGGCGGGCGTGAAATAAGGCTGCAGCCCAAGGAATTCCAGTTGTTGCAGTATCTGCTGGAGCACCAGGGACAGGTGGTGTCGCGGACTCTGCTGTTCGAGGCGGTGTGGGACTACCATTTTGATCCGCGCACCAACGTGATCGATGTTCATGTTGCCAAACTGCGCAAGAAACTGGAGGCGGATGGCGGCAGTCAGCTGATACACACTGTGCGGGGAGCCGGGTATGTGGTTCGCCCGGCATAA
- a CDS encoding sensor histidine kinase: MWFARHKLNIRTSVWKLTLVFTLIVLLLNATVLAVVYWRTLGERQEQQQRNVLVAAQTYRELGNNQTLGVEGLRRLIADRTRRSATMVLALESGGEVEGNLSSLPEGLPEYPATGRFPVVVSGLQGEATVSMAVGTRLQVPAGQLLVGLIDDDQQRLQNDYLLASLLALVGALLVTLVVGFIFNRRVIGRVHRLGEQMARLHEGHLHARLPVSARGDEYDVIAGQINTMLDEIDELLQSVVSVTDNIAHDLRTPLSRIRLRLDDAASRHDPPPPWLADAITDLDQLLDTFEAMLDLSRLQHATGRSGHVACELAQICTDVEALLAPVAEARQRQLELSLAGSGRVSGDPGLLFRAVYNLVDNAIKHAGPGCRITLQQEGGTVTVADNGPGVPVAERERVFRRLYRLDQSRHTAGTGLGLSIVQAVAELHGASVELGDAGPGLVVTLQFPQQSN; the protein is encoded by the coding sequence ATGTGGTTCGCCCGGCATAAACTCAATATCCGTACTTCGGTCTGGAAGCTCACACTGGTGTTCACGCTGATTGTGCTGTTGTTGAACGCTACGGTACTGGCGGTCGTCTACTGGCGCACCCTGGGGGAACGCCAGGAGCAACAGCAACGCAATGTGCTGGTGGCGGCGCAAACCTACCGTGAGCTGGGCAACAACCAGACCCTGGGTGTCGAAGGTCTGCGCCGGTTGATTGCAGACCGTACCCGGCGTTCGGCAACCATGGTGCTGGCGCTGGAGTCGGGCGGGGAAGTTGAGGGCAATCTCAGCAGCCTGCCGGAGGGGCTGCCCGAGTATCCCGCAACCGGCCGCTTTCCGGTAGTGGTATCCGGCCTGCAGGGCGAAGCCACAGTCAGCATGGCGGTAGGTACCCGTCTGCAGGTTCCGGCGGGACAGTTGCTGGTGGGCCTGATCGACGACGATCAGCAACGGCTGCAGAACGACTACCTGCTGGCATCGCTGTTGGCCCTGGTCGGGGCCCTGCTTGTCACGCTGGTGGTGGGCTTCATTTTTAACCGCCGCGTCATAGGGCGGGTCCACCGGCTGGGCGAACAGATGGCGCGGCTGCACGAAGGCCATCTGCATGCGCGCCTGCCGGTGAGTGCGCGCGGGGACGAATACGATGTCATTGCCGGGCAGATCAACACCATGCTTGATGAGATCGACGAACTGCTGCAATCCGTTGTCAGCGTGACCGACAACATCGCCCATGATCTGCGTACGCCGCTGTCCCGGATACGGCTGCGGCTGGATGATGCGGCCTCCCGGCACGATCCGCCCCCGCCATGGCTGGCCGACGCCATCACCGATCTGGATCAACTGCTGGATACCTTCGAGGCGATGCTGGATCTGTCGCGCCTGCAGCACGCAACCGGCAGATCCGGCCATGTAGCATGCGAGCTGGCACAGATCTGTACTGATGTGGAGGCCTTGCTGGCACCCGTGGCAGAGGCCCGGCAACGGCAACTGGAGCTAAGCCTGGCAGGGTCGGGGCGGGTCAGCGGAGACCCCGGCCTGTTGTTCCGGGCGGTCTACAATCTGGTCGACAACGCGATCAAACATGCCGGCCCGGGGTGCCGCATCACACTGCAACAGGAGGGGGGCACAGTCACCGTCGCCGACAACGGTCCCGGTGTTCCGGTCGCGGAGCGCGAGCGGGTGTTCCGGCGCCTTTACCGGCTGGACCAGAGCCGCCACACCGCCGGTACCGGCCTCGGCCTGTCGATTGTACAGGCTGTCGCCGAGCTGCACGGTGCCAGTGTGGAGCTGGGAGACGCAGGCCCGGGACTGGTCGTGACCCTCCAGTTTCCGCAGCAATCCAACTGA
- a CDS encoding alkaline phosphatase D family protein — protein MQRAKRQFLKSLAAACATAPLVPGFIRQALARSETGYPRLVQGPMLGAVEPERARIWMRGSGRFPVAVRYGLTPELSDAQISPAVEVGADGDYVARIELDGLQPGTRYYYRPYVNGDPGKYMESTPAFSFATAPAQGKPARFRLGFGSCARWQEFPVQPIWQALARWSPDLFFWLGDNIYADTLERGIMSDLYKIQRSVPEYQLFGSQVPQLAIWDDHDYGLNNHDRENPAREDSHALFQRFWANPAYGNAETPGVFFHYDYGGVDFFLLDNRYHRSPNADPDGPDKTMLGEGQKNWLKRLLKASRSPFKMLVIGGGWSHNPDAFGEDNWTSYRHERDELFNFIRDEGIEGVILMSGDVHRAEANCIPWSEHGGYDLFELVSSGLAQDTGIPELIETPEVRLREPYTGGHNAGVVEFDLTVEDPVVRFNAINITGQTVWDDPVEIRASQLRNGVVSWREQVDPELVNPRRD, from the coding sequence ATGCAACGGGCAAAACGACAATTTCTGAAATCTCTGGCAGCCGCCTGCGCTACCGCACCTTTGGTGCCGGGGTTTATCCGCCAGGCGCTGGCGCGCAGCGAGACTGGCTATCCCCGGCTTGTGCAGGGGCCGATGCTGGGTGCAGTGGAACCGGAGCGCGCACGTATCTGGATGCGCGGCAGTGGCCGGTTCCCGGTGGCGGTACGCTACGGCCTGACGCCGGAACTCTCGGACGCGCAGATCAGTCCGGCGGTTGAGGTCGGCGCGGACGGTGACTATGTGGCCCGGATTGAGCTAGACGGCCTGCAGCCGGGGACCCGCTATTATTATCGGCCCTATGTCAACGGCGATCCGGGCAAGTACATGGAGTCCACTCCGGCGTTTTCCTTTGCCACAGCGCCCGCGCAAGGAAAGCCGGCGCGGTTCCGGCTCGGTTTCGGGTCCTGTGCCCGCTGGCAGGAATTTCCGGTGCAGCCCATCTGGCAGGCTCTGGCTCGTTGGTCGCCGGACCTGTTTTTCTGGCTGGGCGACAATATCTACGCCGATACCCTGGAACGCGGAATCATGTCCGACCTGTACAAGATCCAGCGCAGCGTGCCCGAATACCAACTGTTCGGCAGTCAGGTACCGCAACTGGCTATCTGGGACGATCATGATTACGGCCTCAACAACCACGACCGGGAGAATCCCGCCCGCGAGGACAGCCATGCACTGTTTCAGCGTTTCTGGGCCAACCCCGCCTATGGCAACGCGGAGACTCCCGGGGTATTTTTCCACTATGACTACGGCGGAGTGGACTTCTTCCTGCTGGACAACCGCTACCACCGCAGTCCCAATGCGGACCCGGATGGGCCGGACAAGACCATGCTGGGCGAGGGCCAGAAAAACTGGCTCAAGCGTTTGCTGAAGGCCAGCCGTTCTCCGTTCAAGATGTTGGTGATCGGCGGTGGCTGGTCGCACAATCCCGATGCCTTCGGCGAAGACAACTGGACCAGCTACCGCCACGAACGCGACGAGCTGTTCAATTTCATCCGCGATGAGGGCATCGAGGGCGTCATCCTGATGTCCGGTGACGTGCACCGCGCCGAGGCCAACTGCATACCCTGGTCCGAACACGGCGGCTACGATCTGTTCGAACTGGTCAGTTCCGGCCTGGCGCAGGATACCGGGATACCCGAGCTGATCGAAACGCCGGAAGTGCGTCTGCGCGAACCCTATACCGGTGGCCACAATGCCGGTGTGGTCGAATTCGACCTGACTGTGGAGGATCCCGTGGTCCGTTTCAATGCCATCAATATCACCGGCCAGACGGTCTGGGATGATCCGGTCGAGATTCGCGCCAGCCAACTGCGCAACGGTGTTGTCAGCTGGCGCGAACAGGTGGATCCCGAGTTGGTGAATCCCCGACGTGACTAG